Proteins found in one Xenopus laevis strain J_2021 chromosome 1L, Xenopus_laevis_v10.1, whole genome shotgun sequence genomic segment:
- the crygbl.2.L gene encoding gamma-crystallin-3: protein MDELKMLSSSLAKLWDIEITKKQLSQHSKQKNKTKRKYKRKVLYVFLTEQKHVCRQQQSSTYLKATSSHHSFELTVNCHPFKMGKIIFYEDRSFQGRSYECSSDCSDLSSYFNRCNSIRVENGNWILYEQPSYRGHQYYLWKGEYPDFQRWMGFNDSIRSCRMSPYHQGQYKMRIYERGDFQGQMMEFFDDCPNTYDRFRFHDIHSCNVSDGYWMFYEEPNYRGRQYYLRPGQYRRFSDWGASSSRIGSFRRVHHMF, encoded by the exons atggATGAACTGAAAATGCTGTCTAGTTCTTTAGCTAAACTATGGGACATAGAAATCACAAAGAAACAACTGTCACAGCACagcaagcaaaaaaacaaaacaaaaaggaaatacaaaagAAAAGTTCTTTACGTTTTCCTTACTGAGCAGAAACATGTATGCAGACAGCAGCAATCCAGCACATATTTAAAGGCCACCTCTTCTCACCATTCATTTGAACTTACGGTAAACTGCCATCCTTTCAAAATGGGAAAG ATCATTTTCTACGAGGACAGGAGCTTCCAAGGACGCTCTTATGAGTGTAGCTCAGACTGCTCTGACCTGTCCTCTTACTTCAATCGCTGCAACTCCATCAGGGTGGAGAATGGCAACTGGATCCTGTATGAGCAGCCCAGTTACAGGGGACACCAGTATTACCTCTGGAAAGGAGAATACCCAGACTTCCAGAGATGGATGGGCTTCAACGACTCCATCAGGTCCTGTCGCATGAGTCCCTAT CACCAAGGGCAATATAAAATGAGGATCTATGAAAGAGGAGACTTCCAAGGGCAGATGATGGAGTTCTTTGATGACTGCCCCAATACTTATGACCGATTCCGTTTCCACGAcattcactcctgcaatgtgtCTGATGGTTACTGGATGTTCTACGAGGAACCCAACTACAGGGGGCGTCAGTACTACCTGAGACCTGGACAATACAGGAGATTCAGTGACTGGGGAGCCTCCAGCTCCAGAATTGGCTCTTTCAGAAGGGTTCATCACATGTTTTAA